In the Salinisphaera sp. T31B1 genome, one interval contains:
- a CDS encoding multidrug efflux RND transporter permease subunit — translation MISRFFIERPVFATVLSIVITIAGLMAMRGLPISQYPDVVPPEVVVQANYSGASAEDIAETVAAPLEQQINGVENMLYMTSTSSDAGTLQISVTFAIGTDPDQNTINVNNRVQAALSQLPQTVRDVGVTVNKRSSNILTVLTLFSPDQSYDTTYISNYALVNIIDALKRVEGVGDARLFGSQDYSMRIWLDPSKMARYELTPADIQAALQEQNSQFAAGSFGSMPNKDKIAFTYTASTDGRFSSEEQFENIILRTESNGQVLRLSDVARVELGAQSYSTSGSFSGNPAVPFAVYLSPGANALATVDRIRARMTELGANLPQGLEYEIPFDTTQFVHASIEDVVHTFIEAIILVVLVVFLFLQNIRATLIPLLAIPVSVIGTFAGMYALGFSINLLTLFGLILAIGIVVDDAIIVIENVERIMEEEGLPPKKAAIKAMEEVSGPVIAVVLVLAAVFVPVGFLGGLSGQMYRQFAITIAVSVGISGLVALTLTPALCAVFLKPREKEPNWFFRKFNAMFDKATGAYLWGVDLLLRRVVFGLLLFVGVLVATWAVSTQVPGGLLPQEDQGYIFATYKLPPAASLQRTEAVRNELIEKSLKAMPAVADIVGVAGYDFLASARRTYAGIAFLTLKDWGERTGDGEDSFSIVGQTFGIGAQIPDAQIIAFNPPPIIGLSTTGGFEGYLQSLSGASFNEIREAAGKVVAAANKRPELSQVRTTLTTDVPRYKLNVDREKAKTLGVPINQLFATLQATFGSLYVNQFTLLGRNWQVNIQSDAPYREKPEDLNKVFVRSTTTGDMIPVSSLVSTERRLAADVVERFNIFPSAKIMGSPAPGYSSGQANAAIKDVTNKVLGGEDYRLSFTGTAYQEETAASSGSIAVIFGMVMVFLILAAQYEKWTLPLAVITAVPFAALGAFVAVWLRGIDNNLYFSVGLLVLIGLAAKNAILIVEFAVIGREQGKSAAAAAFEAAKLRFRPIVMTSLAFILGTVPLAIASGASANSRNAIGTAVIGGMLAATFFAILFVPMFYDLVERGTAKLRRGRGKDKDEDTDHA, via the coding sequence ATGATCTCAAGGTTCTTCATCGAACGGCCGGTATTCGCCACCGTCCTGTCGATCGTGATCACGATCGCTGGGCTGATGGCGATGCGTGGGCTGCCCATCTCTCAGTATCCCGATGTCGTGCCGCCCGAAGTGGTAGTGCAGGCCAACTATTCGGGCGCCAGTGCCGAGGATATTGCCGAGACGGTCGCCGCACCGCTCGAGCAGCAGATCAACGGCGTCGAGAACATGCTCTACATGACCTCGACGTCCTCGGACGCGGGTACGCTCCAGATTTCGGTGACGTTCGCCATCGGCACGGATCCGGATCAGAACACCATCAACGTCAACAACCGCGTGCAGGCCGCGTTGTCCCAGCTGCCTCAGACGGTGCGTGACGTCGGTGTGACGGTGAACAAGCGTTCGAGCAATATCCTTACTGTGCTCACGCTGTTCTCGCCGGACCAGTCGTACGACACGACCTATATCAGCAACTATGCGCTGGTCAACATCATCGACGCGCTCAAACGTGTCGAGGGTGTGGGCGATGCGCGCCTGTTCGGGTCGCAGGATTATTCCATGCGTATCTGGCTCGATCCGAGCAAGATGGCGCGTTACGAGCTGACTCCGGCCGACATACAGGCCGCACTACAGGAACAGAACTCGCAGTTTGCGGCAGGCAGCTTCGGCAGCATGCCCAATAAGGACAAGATCGCGTTCACCTATACCGCGAGCACGGACGGCCGCTTCTCGAGCGAAGAACAGTTCGAGAACATCATTCTGCGGACCGAGAGCAATGGCCAGGTGCTTAGGCTCAGCGATGTCGCCCGGGTTGAACTCGGCGCCCAGAGCTACAGCACCAGTGGCTCTTTTTCCGGCAACCCGGCGGTCCCGTTCGCGGTGTATCTCTCGCCCGGTGCCAATGCGCTGGCGACCGTGGATCGAATCCGTGCGCGCATGACCGAGCTGGGCGCGAATCTGCCGCAGGGCCTCGAGTACGAGATTCCCTTCGACACCACGCAGTTCGTACACGCCTCGATCGAGGACGTGGTTCATACGTTCATCGAAGCCATCATCCTCGTGGTGCTGGTGGTATTCCTGTTCCTGCAGAACATCCGCGCCACGCTGATACCGCTGCTGGCGATCCCGGTGTCGGTGATCGGTACGTTCGCAGGCATGTACGCGCTCGGGTTTTCGATCAACCTGCTGACACTGTTCGGGCTGATTCTCGCCATCGGCATCGTGGTGGACGATGCGATCATCGTGATCGAGAACGTCGAACGCATCATGGAGGAAGAAGGGTTACCGCCCAAGAAGGCGGCCATCAAGGCGATGGAAGAGGTCAGCGGCCCGGTGATCGCGGTCGTACTCGTGCTTGCTGCGGTGTTCGTGCCGGTCGGTTTTCTGGGCGGATTGTCCGGCCAGATGTATCGCCAGTTCGCCATCACCATCGCTGTCTCGGTGGGTATTTCCGGGCTGGTCGCACTGACCCTGACGCCGGCGCTGTGCGCGGTGTTTCTCAAGCCGCGTGAAAAGGAGCCGAACTGGTTCTTCCGCAAGTTCAACGCCATGTTCGACAAGGCGACCGGTGCCTATCTATGGGGCGTCGATCTGCTGCTGCGTCGGGTGGTTTTCGGGCTTCTGCTGTTCGTGGGCGTTCTGGTCGCCACCTGGGCGGTGTCGACACAGGTGCCCGGCGGCCTGCTGCCCCAGGAGGATCAGGGCTATATCTTCGCGACCTACAAGCTGCCGCCGGCGGCGTCACTGCAGCGTACCGAAGCGGTGCGCAATGAACTTATCGAGAAGAGCCTTAAGGCGATGCCTGCAGTGGCCGACATCGTGGGCGTGGCCGGCTACGACTTTCTCGCCAGTGCGCGCCGGACCTATGCCGGCATCGCGTTCCTGACGCTCAAGGATTGGGGCGAACGCACCGGCGATGGCGAGGACTCGTTCTCTATCGTCGGCCAGACCTTCGGCATCGGTGCGCAGATCCCCGATGCACAGATCATCGCGTTCAACCCGCCGCCGATCATCGGCCTGTCGACCACCGGGGGCTTCGAGGGCTATCTACAAAGCCTGTCGGGGGCCAGCTTCAACGAGATCCGGGAGGCGGCGGGCAAGGTGGTGGCCGCAGCCAACAAGCGCCCGGAGTTGTCGCAGGTGCGTACGACGCTGACCACCGACGTGCCGCGCTACAAGCTCAACGTGGACCGAGAGAAGGCCAAGACGCTGGGCGTGCCGATCAACCAGCTGTTCGCCACTCTCCAGGCCACCTTCGGCTCGCTGTATGTCAATCAGTTCACCCTGCTGGGCCGTAACTGGCAGGTGAACATCCAGTCGGATGCGCCGTATCGAGAGAAACCCGAGGACCTGAACAAGGTGTTCGTGCGCTCCACGACCACGGGCGACATGATTCCGGTCAGTTCGCTGGTCAGTACCGAGCGCCGTCTGGCCGCCGACGTGGTGGAGCGTTTCAATATCTTCCCGTCTGCCAAGATCATGGGCTCGCCGGCGCCGGGCTACAGTTCCGGCCAGGCCAACGCGGCGATCAAGGACGTAACCAATAAGGTATTGGGCGGCGAGGATTACCGGCTGAGTTTCACCGGTACGGCCTACCAGGAAGAAACCGCTGCCAGCTCCGGTTCGATCGCGGTCATCTTCGGCATGGTCATGGTGTTTCTGATCCTGGCGGCCCAGTACGAGAAATGGACGCTGCCACTGGCCGTGATCACGGCCGTGCCGTTCGCCGCGCTCGGGGCGTTCGTGGCGGTCTGGCTGCGGGGGATCGACAACAACCTGTACTTCTCGGTCGGGCTGCTCGTGCTGATCGGTCTGGCAGCCAAGAACGCCATTCTGATCGTCGAGTTCGCGGTCATCGGACGCGAGCAGGGCAAGTCCGCAGCCGCGGCGGCCTTCGAGGCGGCCAAGCTGCGTTTCCGGCCGATCGTGATGACATCGCTGGCCTTCATTCTCGGTACCGTACCCCTGGCGATCGCCAGCGGCGCCTCGGCGAACAGCCGCAACGCCATCGGCACCGCCGTGATCGGCGGTATGCTGGCGGCGACGTTCTTCGCCATTCTGTTCGTACCGATGTTCTATGATCTGGTTGAGCGCGGCACCGCGAAGCTGCGTCGTGGCCGCGGCAAGGATAAAGATGAGGATACTGATCATGCGTAA
- a CDS encoding efflux RND transporter periplasmic adaptor subunit: MCVVVGLIALAGCGNSDGQQGGQAQQSPPIPVDVKAVQPHSVDVFSEYPGRVEGKRTVQVLARVEGILEKRHYEEGQIVKKGQLLYTIDPKPFQATVNQRKAELASAKASLDQAQRQWSRVRQLYKVDAVSEAERDQALSELETSRAAVQQAQANLDSAQIDLSYTKVNAPLTGVTSLRETDEGSLVSNGTRLTTITQLDPVYVLFALPEDDAIARNKALSMMGGESTDDKTREATIILPNGDTFPVTGTVDFTQSTINPDTGTVQLRAVVENTGNALMPGRYVRARIRLETRQDALVVPNVAVSDSQQSTQVYVVSDDNKAKAVKVELGPNVADGRIINKGLSAGDRVIVSGLGQVQPDAPVKVKQGGDNQGDAPANGAQGDSSSMGARGDNRDDALAAVDWRELRLSGAESLSRRHGTGYYASNRDQGR; the protein is encoded by the coding sequence GTGTGCGTCGTCGTCGGCCTGATCGCGCTGGCCGGCTGTGGCAATTCCGATGGTCAGCAGGGTGGTCAGGCTCAGCAGAGTCCGCCGATTCCGGTTGATGTCAAGGCGGTCCAGCCGCACAGCGTGGATGTGTTTTCCGAATACCCCGGCCGCGTGGAGGGCAAGCGTACCGTACAGGTGCTCGCCCGGGTCGAAGGTATTCTGGAAAAACGGCATTACGAGGAAGGCCAGATCGTCAAGAAGGGCCAGTTGCTGTACACCATCGATCCGAAGCCGTTCCAGGCGACGGTGAATCAGCGAAAGGCCGAACTGGCCAGTGCGAAGGCGAGCCTCGACCAGGCCCAGCGTCAGTGGTCGCGCGTACGTCAGCTCTACAAGGTGGATGCGGTCAGCGAGGCCGAGCGCGACCAGGCGCTGTCTGAGCTGGAAACCTCGCGCGCCGCCGTGCAACAGGCTCAGGCCAACCTCGACAGCGCCCAGATCGACCTGAGCTATACCAAGGTCAATGCACCGCTGACCGGCGTGACCAGCCTGCGTGAAACCGACGAGGGCTCTCTGGTGAGCAACGGCACGCGTTTGACCACGATCACCCAGCTCGATCCGGTGTATGTGCTGTTCGCGCTGCCCGAGGACGATGCGATCGCGCGCAACAAGGCGCTGTCGATGATGGGCGGCGAGAGTACGGACGACAAGACCCGTGAGGCCACAATCATTCTGCCGAACGGCGACACCTTCCCGGTCACGGGCACGGTCGATTTCACGCAGAGCACGATCAACCCCGATACCGGCACCGTACAACTGCGTGCCGTGGTCGAAAACACCGGCAACGCCTTGATGCCCGGCCGTTACGTGCGCGCCCGCATCCGTCTGGAGACACGGCAGGATGCGCTGGTGGTGCCCAATGTAGCGGTGTCGGACAGCCAGCAGAGCACCCAGGTGTACGTGGTGTCGGACGACAACAAGGCAAAAGCCGTCAAGGTCGAGCTCGGGCCGAACGTGGCCGATGGGCGGATCATCAACAAGGGGCTGTCGGCCGGCGACCGGGTGATCGTCTCCGGGCTCGGTCAGGTCCAGCCCGACGCGCCGGTCAAGGTCAAGCAGGGGGGCGATAATCAGGGTGATGCCCCGGCCAACGGTGCTCAAGGTGACTCGTCGAGCATGGGCGCCCGCGGTGACAACCGTGACGATGCTCTGGCCGCCGTCGATTGGCGTGAGCTGCGTCTGAGTGGCGCTGAATCGCTGTCGCGACGTCATGGAACCGGCTACTACGCGTCGAATCGCGATCAGGGTCGTTAA
- a CDS encoding OmpW family outer membrane protein, whose product MNQDTMSGRRALGRRAAGVMLGAAGLLSAGSALAQGQMRDGSDDIVEPEKGFLAESFDYVKHNSYFRVGVLHFQYYGTSSRLTVEDAQGLAAQAFPPGESEIPHTGSSAGNTTTLGGTIGIFLPKTGRHLAMEVTLAPPLKLDFELAKNAEDESLAPVTRNGIPTGVPPIGKSIGTFKALPPNFTIVYRPWVDTLIQPYIGAGAMYLYTYDTDVNNEVLNAYGNEPQLNLTKPVACVGQLGADFKLPQNMFITADVKYVGCATVEAKVNNIVINSPTLSPTVGPIDVGTVSSSNDFKAVLYQLSFGMRF is encoded by the coding sequence ATGAATCAGGACACCATGTCCGGACGCCGCGCGCTGGGACGGCGCGCTGCGGGGGTGATGCTGGGGGCGGCCGGCCTGCTGAGCGCGGGATCGGCTCTGGCACAGGGGCAAATGCGCGACGGCTCCGACGATATCGTCGAGCCGGAAAAGGGCTTTCTTGCGGAGTCGTTCGACTACGTCAAGCACAACAGCTACTTCCGTGTCGGCGTGCTGCACTTTCAGTATTACGGCACCAGTTCCCGGCTGACGGTCGAAGATGCCCAGGGTCTGGCCGCGCAAGCGTTCCCGCCGGGCGAGAGCGAAATCCCGCACACCGGCTCCTCGGCCGGCAACACCACCACGCTGGGTGGCACGATCGGTATCTTCCTGCCCAAGACCGGGCGCCATCTGGCCATGGAAGTCACGCTTGCACCGCCGCTCAAGCTTGACTTCGAGCTGGCCAAGAACGCCGAAGACGAATCGCTGGCCCCGGTCACGCGTAACGGCATTCCGACCGGCGTACCGCCGATCGGCAAGTCCATCGGCACGTTCAAGGCGCTGCCGCCGAACTTCACCATCGTCTATCGACCGTGGGTGGATACGCTGATCCAGCCTTACATCGGCGCGGGCGCGATGTATCTGTACACCTATGATACGGACGTCAACAACGAGGTGCTCAACGCCTATGGCAACGAGCCGCAGCTGAACCTGACCAAGCCGGTCGCCTGCGTGGGCCAGCTCGGCGCGGACTTCAAGCTACCGCAGAACATGTTCATCACCGCAGACGTCAAGTACGTCGGCTGCGCGACCGTAGAAGCCAAGGTGAACAACATCGTGATCAATTCGCCGACACTGAGCCCCACAGTCGGCCCGATCGACGTGGGCACGGTGAGTTCGTCCAACGACTTCAAGGCCGTGCTCTACCAGCTGTCTTTCGGCATGCGCTTCTAG
- a CDS encoding MlaD family protein — protein MASNRSYTVIGLFMLGAIVLFVAAVLAFGGTRLLSDNRTAVIFFDQSVLGLSNGSKVLFRGVQVGTVKQVQLRLDPSVGKARIGVTIEMGGNNTVMMDGSASGRSVSTEDLVQRGLRAQLVVWSYVTSQLAVNLDFQPNTQPNFVADPEELEYPEIPAVPSEIEQLKDTVSDLPWKQTLTTVNSTMESMVRLADDMDELIKTLGPSLTQTSDSARQTMQAARQTIEASDSQITQTLSGLRQLTDTVNKQIVSRDAQIDRLLDNAENTSRNLTQISKNLEALTDPGSDDRQDIQSAIRDLSAGAASLRRFAETLERDPNAILFGGSR, from the coding sequence ATGGCCAGTAACCGAAGCTATACCGTCATCGGCCTGTTCATGCTCGGGGCCATCGTGTTGTTCGTTGCCGCCGTGCTGGCCTTTGGCGGTACCCGTCTGCTGTCGGACAACCGCACGGCCGTGATCTTTTTCGACCAGTCCGTGCTCGGCCTGAGCAACGGCTCTAAAGTGCTGTTTCGTGGCGTTCAGGTCGGCACGGTCAAACAGGTTCAGCTGCGCCTGGATCCGAGTGTGGGCAAGGCTCGGATCGGTGTAACCATCGAGATGGGCGGCAACAACACGGTGATGATGGACGGCAGTGCGAGCGGTCGAAGCGTGAGTACCGAGGATCTGGTCCAGCGTGGGCTGCGTGCCCAGCTGGTGGTCTGGAGCTATGTCACCTCACAGCTGGCGGTCAACCTGGACTTCCAGCCGAACACCCAGCCCAACTTCGTGGCCGATCCGGAGGAACTCGAGTACCCGGAAATTCCGGCGGTGCCTTCGGAGATCGAGCAGCTCAAGGACACGGTCAGCGACCTGCCCTGGAAGCAGACGCTGACCACCGTCAACAGCACGATGGAGTCCATGGTGCGGCTGGCCGACGATATGGACGAGCTGATCAAGACACTCGGCCCGAGTCTGACCCAGACCAGCGATTCCGCGCGCCAGACCATGCAGGCCGCGCGTCAGACCATCGAGGCCAGCGACTCGCAGATCACCCAGACCCTAAGCGGGTTGCGCCAGCTCACCGACACCGTCAACAAGCAGATCGTGTCGCGGGATGCACAGATCGATCGTCTGCTGGACAACGCCGAGAATACCAGCCGCAACCTGACGCAGATCTCGAAAAATCTCGAAGCACTGACCGATCCGGGCTCCGATGATCGGCAGGACATTCAAAGCGCAATCCGTGATCTGTCGGCCGGCGCGGCGTCGCTGCGTCGCTTTGCCGAAACGCTGGAGCGCGATCCAAACGCCATATTATTCGGAGGTTCGCGATGA
- a CDS encoding ABC-type transport auxiliary lipoprotein family protein: protein MKPVFRRGLVAACLMGLSACASVPPLQHVLLSPPQNERAPTRASQWEVRRVQMPEYLDNYDIQLRTDEYVLTRLPDAKWAERLPVATTRLLQQTIDEKLVNKRDRPYQVDVAVDMFEPQPEGKVVLSARWKVTDRSTDTVIERDNSVIEQPLPANSRDAAAIGRAMSEAVRQLGFRIVSAAG from the coding sequence ATGAAACCTGTCTTCCGCCGTGGCCTGGTGGCCGCCTGTCTGATGGGCTTATCGGCCTGTGCCAGCGTACCGCCGCTCCAGCACGTCCTGCTGTCGCCGCCGCAGAACGAACGCGCCCCGACGCGGGCCAGCCAGTGGGAAGTCCGGCGCGTGCAGATGCCGGAGTATCTCGACAACTACGATATCCAGCTGCGAACCGATGAATACGTGCTCACGCGGCTGCCCGATGCCAAATGGGCCGAGCGTCTGCCGGTCGCAACCACTCGGTTGCTGCAGCAGACCATTGATGAAAAGCTGGTCAACAAGCGGGACCGTCCCTATCAGGTCGATGTCGCGGTCGACATGTTCGAGCCACAGCCCGAAGGCAAGGTGGTGTTGTCGGCACGCTGGAAGGTCACCGATCGCTCAACGGACACGGTGATCGAGCGGGACAACAGCGTCATCGAACAGCCGCTGCCGGCCAACAGCCGGGACGCGGCGGCCATCGGACGCGCCATGTCCGAAGCCGTCCGGCAACTGGGTTTTCGTATCGTCTCGGCAGCGGGCTGA
- a CDS encoding ABC transporter permease: MALAPAAQQPLYRIDAGEGETTLWLSGDWGAAARLPTSSALAREVSAGASASGRIVIDGQALEAAHPRVAALIYTLTQRLRSNDRLQIELRHLPNSVSSLVELARPASETSGRGRRARWVTRLGAASRNRFEVVGTVARLIGNAAAVTPRLMVGRAQARRVDFVALLRETGASSLPVVTVVNLLIGAVLGFVGAVQLATFGAGLYLADLVGIAVAREMAAIMTAFIMAGRIGASFAAHLATMEANEEIDALRMIGVSPFEFLVLPRLAALTLMMPLLFLYAAALGIGGGMIVADLVLNTSPASFFGRLEDAVAMRHFVIGFVKAVCFGILIALTSCHMGMSAGRNAAEVGRAATRTVVVSIIGIILIDAVFALCTNALGI; the protein is encoded by the coding sequence GTGGCACTAGCCCCGGCGGCACAGCAACCGCTGTATCGAATCGACGCCGGGGAGGGCGAGACCACGCTCTGGCTATCCGGTGACTGGGGCGCCGCAGCCCGGCTGCCGACCTCGTCCGCACTTGCGCGCGAAGTCAGCGCCGGTGCCTCGGCGAGCGGCCGGATCGTGATCGACGGTCAGGCACTGGAAGCCGCCCACCCCCGGGTCGCCGCGCTGATCTATACGCTCACTCAGCGGTTGCGCAGCAACGACCGTCTGCAGATCGAATTAAGACATCTTCCGAACAGCGTATCGTCGCTGGTGGAGCTGGCACGCCCGGCCTCGGAGACGTCCGGCCGCGGGCGGCGCGCGCGCTGGGTCACGCGGCTGGGAGCGGCGTCGCGCAACCGCTTCGAGGTGGTGGGCACGGTCGCGCGACTGATCGGCAACGCCGCCGCAGTCACGCCACGGCTGATGGTCGGCCGCGCGCAGGCGCGACGGGTGGATTTCGTGGCCTTGTTGCGCGAAACGGGGGCCTCATCGCTGCCCGTGGTCACGGTCGTGAACCTGCTGATCGGGGCCGTCCTCGGGTTCGTCGGTGCCGTCCAGCTGGCCACGTTCGGCGCCGGGCTTTATCTGGCCGATCTGGTGGGGATTGCCGTCGCGCGCGAAATGGCCGCGATCATGACCGCATTCATCATGGCAGGCCGGATCGGGGCCAGCTTTGCCGCGCACCTGGCCACCATGGAAGCCAACGAGGAGATCGATGCGCTGCGCATGATCGGCGTGTCGCCGTTCGAGTTCCTGGTCCTGCCGCGCCTGGCGGCCTTGACGCTGATGATGCCGTTGCTGTTTCTGTATGCCGCCGCTCTGGGGATTGGCGGCGGAATGATCGTGGCCGATCTGGTGCTCAACACATCGCCGGCCAGTTTTTTCGGGCGCCTAGAGGATGCGGTGGCCATGCGCCATTTCGTGATCGGATTCGTCAAGGCGGTCTGTTTCGGGATCCTGATCGCGCTGACCAGCTGTCATATGGGCATGAGCGCAGGGCGAAACGCTGCCGAAGTTGGTCGCGCGGCCACGCGTACGGTGGTGGTCTCGATCATCGGAATCATCCTGATCGATGCCGTGTTCGCCCTATGCACCAACGCGCTGGGGATCTGA
- a CDS encoding efflux transporter outer membrane subunit, producing MRKAVLLVAVAGLSACTLGPDYERPDIDLPNSALDATLLSQSQQDAMAYWWTRYRDPQLNELIDDALDDNLDIALQAARFREARAQLGLANANLFPSIEGQANATRQKTSGAVPSSGGSSSGAGGGVGGGSSSGGASGSGVRYNYFSVAASLSYELDVFGGLRRADEQARAQLLSSAYTRDSVRLSVVSDVVTNYMSLLSAERQIRVTRETIQTRQKGLDLDKQRYKYGAIDKLTLLQTESLLQTARAQLPPLLQQASQLRSSLAILTGRTPRQIMGDPNIDASSFDEISLPEDLPVVLPSLLVERRPDIRAAEASLIAANANVGVAKARFFPTFNLTAMIGTEALDVDDLFEPYSEVQSVSGAITAPIFDFGRRQANFDTAVAQKDAAEIMYRQTVRQAFKEVHDALDAVQLTEDRLQAVRKQVDAFQETLRLARLRYDVGRTAFFDVLDAQRQLFSSQLDLATAIRDRFTATADLFKALGGGWTENSDSLPPGLEATRDSYAPAGGDAAQAGRAGVSQ from the coding sequence ATGCGTAAGGCCGTCCTGCTGGTGGCCGTGGCCGGCCTGTCGGCCTGTACGCTCGGCCCGGACTACGAGCGTCCGGACATTGATCTGCCCAATTCGGCGCTCGATGCCACGTTGCTCAGCCAGTCCCAGCAGGACGCGATGGCGTACTGGTGGACGCGTTATCGTGATCCGCAGCTCAACGAGCTGATCGACGATGCGCTGGATGACAATCTGGACATCGCGCTGCAGGCGGCCCGTTTCCGCGAGGCGCGCGCCCAGCTCGGTCTGGCCAACGCCAACCTGTTTCCTTCGATCGAGGGGCAGGCCAACGCCACTCGTCAGAAGACCAGCGGTGCGGTGCCTTCGTCCGGCGGCTCGTCGTCCGGTGCCGGGGGTGGCGTGGGTGGCGGCTCGTCGTCCGGCGGTGCGAGCGGTTCCGGGGTTCGTTACAACTACTTTTCGGTGGCTGCCTCACTCAGCTACGAGCTCGACGTCTTCGGTGGGCTGCGCCGTGCCGACGAGCAGGCGCGTGCCCAGCTGCTGTCCTCGGCTTACACGCGGGATTCGGTACGGCTGAGCGTGGTCAGCGACGTAGTTACCAACTACATGTCGTTGCTGTCGGCCGAACGTCAGATTCGGGTGACCCGAGAGACGATCCAGACACGCCAGAAAGGGCTGGATCTGGATAAGCAGCGCTACAAGTACGGTGCCATCGACAAGCTGACGCTACTGCAGACCGAATCGCTGCTACAGACCGCGCGCGCCCAGCTACCCCCGCTGTTGCAACAGGCCAGCCAGCTGCGTTCGTCGCTGGCCATCCTGACCGGGCGCACGCCGCGCCAGATCATGGGCGATCCGAACATCGACGCGAGCAGTTTCGACGAGATCAGCCTGCCGGAGGATTTGCCGGTCGTGCTGCCATCGCTGCTGGTCGAACGCCGGCCCGATATCCGTGCCGCCGAAGCCTCTCTGATTGCCGCGAATGCCAATGTCGGGGTGGCGAAGGCACGGTTTTTCCCGACCTTCAACCTGACCGCCATGATCGGCACCGAAGCGCTTGATGTCGACGACCTGTTCGAACCGTATTCGGAAGTCCAGAGTGTGAGCGGCGCGATCACGGCACCGATTTTCGACTTCGGGCGGCGTCAGGCGAATTTCGATACCGCCGTGGCCCAGAAGGACGCCGCGGAGATCATGTACCGCCAGACCGTTCGGCAGGCGTTCAAGGAAGTACATGACGCCCTGGATGCGGTCCAGTTGACCGAAGATCGACTGCAGGCCGTACGCAAGCAGGTCGATGCGTTCCAGGAGACGCTGCGTCTGGCCCGGCTGCGTTACGATGTCGGCCGAACGGCGTTCTTCGACGTCCTCGATGCACAGCGCCAGTTGTTTTCCAGTCAGCTCGATCTGGCCACCGCGATTCGTGACCGGTTCACGGCCACGGCGGATCTGTTCAAGGCCCTGGGGGGAGGCTGGACCGAAAACAGCGACTCGCTGCCGCCCGGGCTGGAAGCCACACGCGACAGCTATGCCCCGGCCGGCGGCGACGCCGCACAAGCAGGCCGCGCGGGCGTGTCACAATAG
- a CDS encoding ATP-binding cassette domain-containing protein, producing the protein MARLDSSQTPDEGIVVRNLRLAYGDTLVQQDLSFHVARASIFVIMGVSGCGKSTLLRHMIDLEQSDQGDIQFDGQRLWTDDAAERAALQRRIGVLFQSTALWSSMTVGENVSLPLQLHTRLSPAEIRDQVAFKLALVGLAGQEQRMPSQLSGGMQKRAGLARAIALDPDYLFLDEPSAGLDPMTSQRLDALIMNLRDALKLSVVAVTHELPSIFTIADDSIYLDNESRSAIAHGDPRMLAEHAEHARVRAFLNRRALDADNDHAVTAQHA; encoded by the coding sequence ATGGCACGACTGGATTCGTCGCAGACCCCGGACGAAGGTATCGTCGTGCGCAATCTGCGCCTGGCCTATGGAGACACGCTGGTCCAGCAGGACCTGTCGTTTCATGTGGCCCGAGCGAGCATCTTCGTAATCATGGGCGTGTCGGGCTGCGGCAAGAGCACGTTGCTGCGCCACATGATCGATCTGGAACAGTCCGATCAGGGCGATATCCAGTTCGACGGGCAGCGACTCTGGACCGACGACGCCGCCGAGCGCGCGGCGTTACAGCGGCGTATCGGCGTGTTGTTCCAGAGCACGGCGTTATGGAGTTCGATGACGGTCGGCGAGAACGTCAGCCTGCCGTTGCAGCTCCACACGCGGTTGAGCCCAGCCGAGATACGGGATCAGGTGGCCTTCAAGCTCGCCCTGGTAGGTCTGGCCGGGCAGGAGCAGCGCATGCCGAGCCAGCTGTCCGGCGGCATGCAAAAACGCGCCGGGCTGGCTCGGGCAATCGCGCTCGATCCGGATTATCTGTTTCTCGATGAGCCCAGTGCGGGCCTGGACCCGATGACCTCCCAGCGGCTCGATGCCTTGATCATGAACCTGCGCGATGCGCTGAAGCTGAGCGTGGTGGCGGTGACACACGAGCTGCCCAGTATTTTCACCATTGCGGACGACAGCATCTATCTCGACAATGAAAGCCGTTCGGCCATTGCGCACGGCGATCCGAGAATGCTGGCCGAACACGCCGAGCACGCGCGTGTGCGGGCTTTTCTCAACCGGCGTGCACTGGATGCCGATAACGACCACGCCGTTACAGCACAGCATGCCTAG